AAGGTGAAAGAGATGAAAAGAAACGTTGTTCTCATTGTTTTGCCCCTGGCCGGACTGCCCCTGTTGCCGGCCATGACGGAGGGTCATAAGGATCGGAAGCCCAGGTTGGCCAATCTCATTGGGATCGATCAGTTCAGAGCCAGTTACCTCCGGGAATACGATCGCGCATTTGCACACGGGTTTCGGCGTCTTCTCGATAAGGGATTCCGTTTTGACCCGGCAGTTGTAGACCATGCAGCGACTCTCTCCTTTAACGGACACGCGACACTTCATGGGGAAGCCATCAAGACGGGCATTTCAAACGAACATGCAAGAACCATCGACGTAGCGCCTACGCTGGCCACCCTGGCTGGAATTTCATTCCCCGATAGCGTCGATGATAAGGCGTTGCAAATTCCTTCACATTCAACACCGGAAAAGAGGAGAGAAAAATGAGAGCATCGTTCATGACCCTTTCTGCGATTCTGGTCCTGTGCCTCACTGGATTAGCACAGGATAAAACGACCAGTGTCCGTGGAGAGCCTGAGGCAATCGCTGAAGCTCTGGCGATGGTGGACGCGATGGGAGGACGCGCTATCTGGGCCCAGTTGAAGAGTCTAC
The window above is part of the bacterium genome. Proteins encoded here:
- a CDS encoding alkaline phosphatase family protein — its product is KVKEMKRNVVLIVLPLAGLPLLPAMTEGHKDRKPRLANLIGIDQFRASYLREYDRAFAHGFRRLLDKGFRFDPAVVDHAATLSFNGHATLHGEAIKTGISNEHARTIDVAPTLATLAGISFPDSVDDKALQIPSHSTPEKRREK